The following proteins are co-located in the Gordonia polyisoprenivorans genome:
- a CDS encoding MFS transporter, whose translation MTAPTSDLPAAQPRKAALASFMGSLVEYYDFFIFGTASALVFNKIFFPDISPTAGTLASFATFGVAYIARPVGAVVLGHFGDRIGRQRVLVFTLILMGLATFAIGCLPDYHSIGMAAPVALVVLRLLQGLSAAGEQSGASSLTVEHADQGKRAFYASWTLNGTQAGLLVGTLAFIPVAALPEDALLSWGWRVPFWFSAVVMFVAYLIRRTMPETPVFEKIKDSTEGVSDIPLLVLLRFHWRALVRVIACSTISVMSTLFSTFALKYATTDFAVSKSSMLLVSVIANLVMLLSQPLWGLAADRIGRKPIFIGGALGCAVLAFPYLLIITTGSFWAILVATLIIQTVVYAAANAVWPSFYSEMFPAKVRYSGVAIGTQIGFMASGFLPLIAAAILGEGRMGWVPVVVVVAAFAVVAALAAATAVETHKTDTMRLGEEPVKGADTMTASAPASPSMA comes from the coding sequence ATGACCGCACCCACTTCCGATCTGCCGGCAGCCCAGCCGCGCAAGGCCGCGTTGGCCAGCTTCATGGGCAGCCTGGTGGAGTACTACGACTTCTTCATCTTCGGCACCGCCTCGGCGCTGGTGTTCAACAAGATCTTCTTCCCCGACATCAGCCCGACGGCAGGGACGCTGGCCAGCTTCGCCACGTTCGGCGTCGCCTACATCGCCCGCCCGGTCGGCGCGGTGGTCCTCGGCCACTTCGGTGACCGCATCGGCCGTCAGCGGGTCCTGGTGTTCACCCTCATCCTGATGGGCCTGGCCACCTTCGCGATCGGATGTCTGCCCGACTACCACTCGATCGGCATGGCCGCACCGGTCGCACTCGTCGTTCTTCGCCTGCTGCAAGGACTTTCAGCGGCAGGCGAGCAGTCCGGCGCGAGTTCACTCACGGTTGAACACGCCGATCAGGGCAAGCGCGCCTTCTACGCCAGCTGGACGCTCAACGGCACCCAGGCCGGGCTGCTGGTCGGCACCCTCGCCTTCATCCCCGTCGCCGCGCTGCCCGAGGACGCCCTGCTCAGTTGGGGCTGGCGCGTTCCGTTCTGGTTCAGCGCCGTGGTCATGTTCGTCGCCTACCTGATCCGCCGCACCATGCCCGAGACCCCCGTCTTCGAGAAGATCAAGGACTCGACCGAGGGCGTCTCCGACATCCCGCTGCTGGTGCTGCTGCGCTTCCACTGGCGGGCCCTGGTCCGTGTGATCGCCTGCTCGACGATCTCGGTCATGAGCACCCTGTTCTCGACCTTCGCCCTCAAATACGCCACCACCGACTTCGCCGTCTCGAAGAGTTCGATGTTGCTCGTCAGCGTCATCGCCAACCTCGTCATGCTGCTCAGCCAGCCGCTGTGGGGCCTGGCCGCCGACCGCATCGGGCGCAAGCCGATCTTCATCGGCGGAGCGCTGGGCTGCGCCGTGCTGGCATTCCCTTACCTGTTGATCATCACCACCGGCTCCTTCTGGGCGATCCTCGTGGCCACCCTGATCATCCAGACCGTCGTCTACGCCGCCGCCAACGCCGTCTGGCCGTCGTTCTACTCCGAGATGTTCCCGGCCAAGGTCCGGTACTCGGGCGTGGCCATCGGCACCCAGATCGGCTTCATGGCCAGCGGTTTCCTGCCCCTGATCGCCGCCGCGATCCTCGGCGAGGGCCGGATGGGTTGGGTCCCGGTCGTCGTGGTCGTCGCCGCTTTCGCCGTGGTTGCCGCACTCGCTGCCGCCACCGCGGTCGAGACGCACAAGACCGACACGATGCGACTCGGGGAGGAACCCGTCAAAGGAGCCGACACCATGACCGCGTCGGCACCAGCCTCGCCGTCGATGGCCTGA
- a CDS encoding TetR/AcrR family transcriptional regulator produces MTDPAPRRRDSERTKADIVKVATKEFADKGFAGARVDEIAAKTHTTKRMLYYYYGDKDGLYQAVLEASYGRIRRLEQRVTHIADDPVAALRHVAEITFDHHDRNPDFIRIVAGENILRAAHLKHAAGVGRLGNPALDVLTRILESGREKGVFRNDVDALDVHLAISSFCFFRVANRFSWKTLFDRDLAATDQRVHQRRMIGDMIVAYLTDTSTPD; encoded by the coding sequence GTGACCGATCCCGCACCCCGACGCCGCGACAGCGAACGCACCAAGGCCGATATCGTGAAGGTCGCGACGAAGGAGTTCGCCGACAAGGGTTTTGCGGGTGCGCGGGTCGATGAGATCGCCGCCAAGACCCACACCACCAAGCGGATGCTCTACTACTACTACGGCGACAAGGACGGTCTGTACCAGGCCGTTCTCGAGGCGTCCTACGGACGTATCCGGCGCCTCGAGCAGAGGGTCACCCACATCGCCGACGACCCGGTTGCCGCGTTGCGCCACGTCGCCGAGATCACCTTCGACCACCACGACCGCAATCCCGACTTCATCCGGATCGTCGCGGGCGAGAACATCCTGCGGGCGGCGCATCTCAAGCATGCGGCAGGCGTTGGGCGCCTGGGCAATCCGGCGCTCGACGTGCTGACCCGGATCCTCGAGTCCGGCCGCGAGAAGGGGGTGTTCCGCAACGACGTCGATGCCCTCGACGTCCATCTCGCGATCAGCAGTTTCTGCTTCTTCCGGGTGGCCAACCGGTTCTCGTGGAAGACCCTGTTCGACCGCGATCTCGCCGCGACCGATCAGCGCGTCCATCAACGACGCATGATCGGCGACATGATCGTCGCCTATCTCACCGACACGTCCACGCCGGACTGA
- a CDS encoding shikimate dehydrogenase produces MFDIEFATAARRASGGAVVAALIGQGISRSLTPAMHEREAAHHGLDYTYLTLDVPASAAATVDLAALLARAADAGLVGLNVTHPFKQRILAHLDDLSPDAARLGAVNTVVFDGGRAIGHNTDWSGFARSFDRGLGASLGAAAAPRESVVQIGAGGAGAAVAYAVLTTGVAHFHLVDTDTTRAAGLAATVRAMFDAEITSGGVDSVATTLADADGLVHATPIGMAHHPGTAVDPALLRADLWVADVVYRPAITELIAAARAVGARTLPGDGMAVGQAVDALRLFTGIEPDADRMAAHIAELIAAEDLAERRTA; encoded by the coding sequence ATGTTCGACATCGAATTCGCCACCGCAGCCCGCCGCGCATCCGGCGGTGCCGTGGTCGCCGCCCTGATCGGGCAGGGGATCTCCCGGTCGCTCACGCCCGCCATGCACGAGCGCGAGGCCGCCCACCACGGACTGGACTACACCTATCTGACCCTCGACGTCCCGGCGTCGGCCGCGGCCACCGTCGACCTCGCGGCGCTGCTGGCCCGCGCCGCCGACGCCGGGCTCGTCGGGCTCAACGTCACACATCCGTTCAAGCAACGGATACTGGCCCATCTCGACGATCTCTCGCCCGACGCAGCCCGTCTCGGTGCGGTCAACACCGTCGTCTTCGACGGCGGCCGCGCAATCGGGCACAACACCGACTGGTCGGGCTTCGCGCGCAGCTTCGACCGAGGCCTCGGCGCCAGTCTCGGCGCCGCGGCCGCACCCCGGGAGTCGGTGGTGCAGATCGGCGCAGGCGGAGCAGGCGCTGCCGTCGCCTATGCCGTACTCACCACCGGGGTCGCCCACTTCCACCTCGTCGACACCGACACCACTCGGGCCGCCGGACTCGCCGCCACCGTGCGCGCCATGTTCGACGCCGAGATCACCTCCGGTGGAGTCGATTCCGTTGCCACCACACTGGCCGACGCGGATGGCCTGGTGCACGCCACCCCGATCGGGATGGCCCATCACCCCGGTACGGCGGTGGACCCGGCGCTGCTGCGCGCCGACCTCTGGGTCGCCGACGTCGTCTACCGTCCGGCCATCACCGAGCTGATCGCGGCGGCCCGTGCGGTCGGTGCGCGCACCCTGCCGGGCGACGGGATGGCGGTCGGGCAGGCCGTCGACGCGCTGCGGCTGTTCACCGGCATCGAGCCGGACGCGGACCGGATGGCCGCCCACATCGCCGAACTCATTGCCGCCGAGGACCTCGCCGAGCGCCGGACCGCCTGA